AATTACCGTGAAACTTTTTGTCCAGAATCATTTGTGATAATTTCCTCTCAACATCGCCCTAAAGAGATAAAGATGAGGAATTAAAAATGAGCTGATACACAAGACTGAATGTTAGCTTAaaaaattttaataaataataaatccaaAATGCAGCAACACTTACCTTAGATAGTTTGATTAGACCTGATATGTGTTCTATCTGAAAACCGAAGGACACAAATTAAATACAGATCTTAATTATACATTTTTCAGTTGTAATGATGAAGAACAAACAATAACATCAGTCTGTACTAGTATTAAGTAATAGACCTGTTGCAGTCACGCAGACTTCAGCTTCTATTGTTTGATAGAAATACGCAGTATAAACTGTATGATTAGCACAAGAGTTAAATCAAATagaaaggcttttaatgtaGCTGCCTCATCATGCTAATAGtccacagtgtgtctgtgtgccatTTCTGGATATTGCAGGGTTTCTCCAGGATCACTCAAACTGATATACCTTTGGGAAATAAGGTGATGTATCTAAAATATATTCACGCAGTTAAGCAGTGACTCTAGAGAGAAAGATGCCAGTATCTCCCAAAGTTTTCACCAAAATGAAAGTGTAATAAACCAAACAGCAGGGGAGGGGGAAGCATTATTGCTTATAAAATCAAGCTTTCAGGCCAAGAGATGGTATCGCATTAACTCAGAAAAGCAGAGGGTGGCTTATATGGCTGCCAGGGCAACAAAGTCTGCTAGCGGCTGTATTTACAATGATCCCCCATGTTATGAGATGTTTTTTCTTCAAAGACACAAATACAACTTTACTTTTCAGCAAATGTAAAGTTTTAGGACTGATTGGTAAAAGTTTTCACATTTTGTATTACAGTGGTGGGTTTCCTATATACACCTGAGCCTTGCATGTTCTCACCTGCACTCTGGAAAATGGTTCAATGACTCGGATGAGGTTTTGTTCCAGCAGGTTGTCGTACAGCTTGGCCAGGTGAGTGTTGATGATTGGGTCGTCCCGCAGCTCTGCTCTGTACTCTGTGAGGGCCTGGAACATGCCAAACTCTGACTTAGGAAAACTTTAAATTGTCAAATAACAAGGAGGCAGCTTACGACACAAAACGTCAAGGTTTTAATCCTTCAAAATGAAAATCGAGGACCTAATGTTAACTTCTGAGTGTGTCACCTCACCCTCAGCTGACAAATGTGAGGCCAAAGAGACCATAATGACAAAATGTGTGTTTCTTTATCTTTATCTAAAGCCACCGGGCAAAATTTGACAATGCTAAAGGCATTCTTACCTTTTCAAAATCTGCTAATGATCTGTTCTTGCTGGCCTGGGCTACACATTTCAATGCTTCTGTCTACAAACAGaaagatgagaaaaaaatattagtaatgtttttatcaagaaaaaaaacattaatgaaGCACCCACACAAAACTAAGAAATATCTGGTAGTTACAGTGAAGGTCATTTTCTTCTGAAACACACcaagacatttatttaaattcaaaTATCATCAAAGATTTGAGTAAAATTCTGCAGCACTCgcacaaaaactgtgtgctTCACTTAAATAACATGTTTATTACACCTTTGCACACTAAAGCTGCTGCTTTGTGAATAATCCACAACtgatatttctattttatttagttCAAAAGGTGGTTTGCAGCATTTGTGATTCTTTCCGTGTTTGGGTAAAAATCCAATGACAGCTTGTACTTGCCTGTCTGCCTGCGTATCTGAGGGCCAGTTTACCGCTGATCAGGGCTTGTACCTCCTCTGGCCTGAAAGAGTCAAGTAATAAATACATTCATTAGACATTTAAAGAGTGTTTAGTACCACGTATTACTGTAAAACAGTATAAGTACTACTTACGAGTTGAGTACAATTTTGCACAGGAGCATGTATTTGAGTGCTGTGATGGCTCTGGGGCTGTCGATTGAGTCGTAACCCTCGAAGGCCTCAAAGAAGTAGGAGTAGGCCGTCTTCCAGTCTTTTTCCTCTGCTGCATGGATGATCCCTGCACCAGAGATGGCACAGCATGACAGTTACCATttcaggcaaaaacaaaaacccacaacagtGAAGTATGTGATGCTTCAACAAAAACTCGGAGCGCCGAGGCTGCCATATGACTGCATGACTCCAAAGAGTATTAAAACCACCATGTGCTGAGCTTCTCTGGGCGTTGCCCGACATGGACAACTTAATCATAACGCTGGAAAGTACAAAAGAAATGATCATGttgtgtcatttttttcagGTCATATTGTGTTATGCAGCTAAGTCTAAGAATTTAGTCAGCCATCCTGTAATCAGGAATTTAGCAGTTTGATCCCAAGCACCTCAAAGTCTGTATTTTGCCATGTAGACAAAACACTGAAAGTCAAAAACATCCCAGATGTGTCATGAGTATGTATGCAATCGTAAAATGGCTGCCTGAATGCAGCTTTTGGTGCAAACTGCTTTAAACTGTTTATAAGACTAGAAAAGCTCTACTGTATTCATCCACTCCGCCATTTATATCCATGAATAAATATGATAAGATCATGCCTCCAAGCTCTTCTGGCTTCAACATCAGAAACTGTGTGGTTTTCACATACTCATAACCGTTAGAGGCACTGGAGATCAAATCTAAATTTGTCATGCACCTGTCGAGAAAAGACCTGCTTTAtgttattaaaacacaaaataattattaataaggGTAAAAATTCTTGATGGTGCAGCACTGTCTACATCAACATTTTATTACTCTAAACCACCATAACTTCATTCAACTTAAGAATAGAAAAATGTGccttttttgtaaataaagctgaaactaagaaaaaggaaaaaaggccaGAAAATTACCATTTACTATGAGATCCTATCAAACAATATTAAACTCTAGAAAAGGGCATCTCGTCAAAGATTTATGGCATGCCTGGCACCTGCTCAATGACTGAACCAAAAGAGGACAACATGGTAGACATCAGGCACTAATTTTCCACATATCCAACTTTTGCAATCGAATGACATAAAAGATTCTATCAATGACAAAGTCTGAATTTTTGCATGGTAGTGTTGCAGGAAAGGATGGCTTAAAAAGCCAGAAAACTGTGCCGATCTCACATCGTCATAGCATCTGCTGacatccaacttcttaatagcaatgaactggtctgcattggtgcatcatatctttattctcttccccctcctgcccccccccctttcttaaatagataactatcatatctgatatcatatctcacagtacaataatattgaatgggttgcattgttgtattttgtcatgtttctcaggtctttgtctgaatttctacgaacattattgctaaggattgtcttattgcattggagtcacactgggttaaatatgtacacttgggttttaaggggtatttattattttcttctttttttttgggttgtatggaagccccaaacgcaatttcattgttcttgacaatgacaataaataaataaataaataaaataaatacatcagtCCTTTCCCCTCCTCTGAACAACTAAGTTGttctttttactgtaaaaatgtGAAACTAACCCTTGCAACATTTTTCAAGCATCATCAGTGTTAAATCTGACACCTTTTTTTTCACTAGTTATTCAGAGGGACTGTTTAGGCTGATTATTACTTTTTCTCAATCAGTATCggatcattttgtttttactgagcAGAGCATGGATGATGTACCTTCAGGCAGAGGTATAATATTATGTAGTCTGTTCAGTTACCTTCTACAATGGATGAGCACACCATTCATTAGCTGTTATATCCATCTGCCTTATTAACCGTTTCAGCCCCATGCAAGAAATATTCAGCAGTAATCAGCCGGTCAAGTGTGAACCTGGCCTTTACAATCCCGCATctttatgaataaaaaaatgaaggaaaaaaatagtCTCCCATTTTTTGATAATTCGCCCAGACAGAAAGTTATTCCAGGTAAGACTTTGGTAACTCTTACCTGACTGCATGTCCAGAGCTGCCTGGAGCTTTGGAGGACAGTAAATGGCGTTGGCGGTGGTTCTGGCTGAAGTGAGGGCTGCGCGGGCCTTGGGCAGGTTACTGAGGGCGTGGTATGTCTTACTTTCAAGCAGCTGCACCTCAACCAGAAGAGCTTTGTCATCCATCTTTTTCAGCTCCTGGAGCAGCTGGGAGCCTGAGGGTAAGAGGGCAAATCTGGGTTAATATCGTGTACGCCAGCTTCTGCAATAACTTTGATCAAAATTATGTAATTGCCTGGGGATGAATGCGCAATTATAGTGCTGATATGTGCTGCTCAATTTCCTCCCACAACCCCTTATTTATGAAGTATTTTAGTCAAGCATTAACTTTTTAAATGTAGCACTAGAAGAATGAAAGACTTCTTGCCAAATATCTTGGTGGTAGAAAACAGACATTGCAATTCAcccaaaacataaaaatgttaaaaaggaTCTCTAAACACTCACCGAGAGCCAAGGCCTCCTGGTATCTTTTGGTGTCAAAATAGAGCGAGATCAGTCGTGCCTGAAAGAACAAGAAGCTGTTAGACGAGCAGAgaacagcagcaacagctgTGACATGGAAGCAGTTATAAGAAACAACTAATGACAGAATCGTACCCTTTATTAATTCCATCAGAGTAATCTTAACTTCTACAGCATTTTGATGATGAAAACATCTGGTTGTAACTGGTATCAAACTGTTTCTTGCAGGTATCATATCGAGCTCCGCACTGAGCATCAAGAAATCACACCGTGAGCATTTTATTAGCTTTCCAATAATTGCTGTAAATTACAACTACAACTGTCATCCTCTTCAGGCAAAGGTAAAGAATTCTTAGGTTTCCTGTTTTCATCCAGGTTCATCTCAGAGTCACAGTGGTGGTGTTGCGCAACCAATCGCTCCATCATTATCTGTCTGAAATCACAGCGTCTCCCACTCCATGAGTCAGAACACATTAAATCTGATCTCTCCCACAGCTGCTATTTATGTTTGGGATAtcatatttctttgttttcactaTCATTACTCATAAACTGTGTTCCATGTCAGCACTAAGTGAGGTCAGGTGGGAGGACAAATATATCAGCTAGCAATAACTTCATTTATGACAAATCCAATAACCATCTTTATACTCCTCTTCTATCAGAATGGCACAGTTCATGTACTGCAATTTGTTGCTTTTACTACTCTGGAGGTCTTTACTATCAAActtccaaaatacaaaataatccCCCACTTAATCCAGTTATCTTTCCCCTTCCTTTTATAAAGTAGAAAGGCCACATCTGGTGTAAAAGTGATAGAGTTCAGAAAAAAAGACTTCGTAGCACTGTTTTAACACTTTTCTGCTCTCATACGTGGTGTGGACAAAGTATGTATGGGCTTACACATTTTAGGGTTTTTACAAGCCTATGCTAGACATCTTTTTACCTCCAGAGCTTGTCGTAGGAAGGTCCTCTTCTCAGCCTTGGCCCATTCAATGCATTCAAGACACAGCTCCACCTCCTGCCCCGTTGCTGCTTCCATGTCAAGGAATAGATCTAACAGAGAGCGGACGAGCCGAGCCGCCTTGGCCTTACTGATGGACATCAGGAAAGGCCTCACAAATTTCAGGAGTCCACCAAGTTCTGtggacaaaaacaagaaaaacttaTTCAAAACTTTAAGAGCAAAAACATATATATGACAACATCTCTTAGTCTGAGCAGCGCCCTGCAACAGGTTTAGGGAAAACTTATTTTGTTAACCCTGAAATGAGGAAAACTGAGTTTTTTTGTTGCAAAAAGACGTATAACCTAAACAGATTGTGAACCTAACTTGCTCACTGGCAGGTTTTCTCTCTGGCACCTCCTGCTGCACCTAAAGCAGCTATAAGAGCTCTTATCAGATCAGCACAAGTTCACACTACAAATGCTGAAATCTCAGTGAGATATTCTTACTAGATGTAACCATTATCTGTAtggtttatatttttatattcagTTGATGTAACTTGAATTTCACCCCTGTCAGATGAGCTTTTCTGGAAGCTTAACTTTTCTCATGTTAGAGTAAATCAATTCCGACTTTAAGTCTAGACTCACAGTTTACTGAAACTGTTTTCTGGAACAGGACCCAGGTTTTAGCCAAACATAAAATGTACACAGAATGTCTTTGAACATTACCTGCAGCTTGTCCCGTTTTTGCCAGCAGTGTGCCCAGCTCCAAGATGCTTTGTTCTTTAACTCTAACCGCTTCCTCATCGTTCTCTTGAACATCTCTTCTCACTGATAAACAGAACAAGTtcacatgagaaaaaaaatattaaaatataactATGAGGCAAGTAAATTTACAAACATGCATAGTGATCCACACTTTATTATAACAATACACAGTCCCATCTTGTGATTTGTCATGTGACAtaaacagtttaaccaaaaatatttaaataaataaaattaaattttctTGGTTCCATAAAATCCTCAATAACAAAATCTTTTGAAATACTTTTGAAATGCCAAAGCTGTGCAGGACAAAACTGAGATATCTTAGTCCCATCACcatctccaaaatccaactaATTTACTAAAGAAAACAATCCTGAGGGAAACAGTCAATTTGTGGCTTAATAACTAAGAAATAATTTTGCCCCTTTGAGCAGTTTCAGGGGAATTGAGCATTTAATAATTTCAGCACTGATACTAGAGATATACAGGTGGAAAGAACATAAGTTCCTTAGAGGTAAACAAGAGAAAATGACATCTTGCCAGCTAGTAGGGCTGGTGTGACAAGGCAGATTGGGGACAGCTATGTCTGTTGTGGGAAATGTAAGAACTCTTTACCACTACTCGTGTGTTTACACCATCATTTAGTTATTTATAGAGGTAGAGCTGATTATGAAACAGGTTATAGGTCCTCTCGCTTTATAAGGTAGCTGCTTTTCACTGTGTTGTTGAGAGGCTTTTGATAACAGGCTAATGATGTTAGCCTCAACACTAACTATGCTAACATGACAGTCTTTAGTTGGGTCAATGACAACTGTGCTCAGTGTCACagctccaacacacacacagtggaactCATGCACAATTCTGACAACCACCAACAGACACATTCCATGGCTAGGCCTAGAGTTAGCAACggtgctaacgagctaacatCCACCAGCTAGCAATTCCCGTTAGCCACCGTTCTACAGTGAGTCAGCACGGCACACCACCGGCTCCAGCTATTCAAAGCCACTAGCTACATGCTAACCCCGCCGCCTCACACTAACTGTAAAATCATTCATTACAGCAGTGAATGGGATGATATTCACCTCAAAACACCAGCCTAAGACTCACCTATTGAATGTAGGATGTCGATAGAGGCGTTGCGATCCGTGCTAATGAGAGACTGAGCTCTCTGAAACTCAACCACCGCTGCAGCCGCCATCTTCCTTATTCAAATGCTGCCTGAATGAAAAATACGTGCGGGGACTACGTTACCAAACGCCTGTGACGCCACTGTACATCTTGCATGTCGGGATTGAAAGGAATAATGGGAAATGTAGTCATCAAATTCCTTTGTTGCAgtattaaaaacataaatagaAACTAGTTCTTATTTCTGCCCATGACAATTTTCTCCCCACAATAACTGAGAATCTTGGATCCATTTCGTCTTCACTTCTACCAGCTGTGAGAAATTAATGTTAATTCTGATGAcgtattcagttttttttaaaccttgacTACAGTTTTTAGAggtctgtttatttttctgttttattttctattcagttttaaagttcagtttaaaatgtgatccctTTCAGAGAGCTCCGTGGCTAAATGCCGCCCTAAGAACGATCATCCCTAATGATGCGCGCAGGCTGTGCTATTCTGAGATCAGTTTGGGAGACAGAGtctaaaaactgataaaacattaATGTGGTCTATTTGGTGTGTTTGTTATGGATTAAAATCAtgcaattatatttttatttagtgcAAATTTACCCCGGCGTAGTATCCAGGTCATAATATCTCTTTGGGTCCCTAAATGTGTGCTGATATTCATTCTGTGCTCTTGCTGAAGCATATTCTAATTGGAAAAACATATACAAATAATGTCATTAAATTTACTGCATATCAATAACTGTTGTCTTCTGTCTCtcatagtttttgttttgttcttgtctctcAATGTTCTCCATGTTCTCCTATCTTTTTCCTCACTCCAAAACCAGCTGTGGCAGACGCtgcctctccctgagcctggttctgccagagctCTCCCGTTAAAAGGAAGTTCTTCCTTCCCGCTGTTGCCAAATTGTGCTAACAGGGATTCATCATTGTTGGGGTTTGCACTCTAATACTGATCTTTTCATTATCTAGCAttgtaaagcgccttgaggtgactcttGTTGTGTGTTGGTGCTATAGATATAAAACTGAACCAATTTAAGCTGAATTCTATGGATACTAATTCTATATTTCACAGTACACAAAACCTACTTTCTGATTAAAAACTTTAGATTACATTGCCTCTTGAGAGTTTTGCATGATATCACCCTCTCTATAAACGtgctttattgtattttttttttttaaatgtactgcattttttactgtgtgttttttaaatgtttgagaGACGCGTGTGACACACAAAGCCTTAAATCTGCCTAGATTATTGCTGTGATCACTTCAGAAAAGACGATTATTTCCACACATGGAGAAACGCTATGGTAATTTCAtctaataaatataatatatccTACAATAAAATGATGAAGAATGTTAGATGCTGCTGGCCGCATCTACACTCACCAAGCTTGATAAAGAGAATACTTGCCAGGATAATGTTTGGACTTTCGACTACAACTTGCAAAGCCTTTTTCCCCTTCTGTTGCTCTAACCATATTGCATTTGTCACAATATGACTGATTTCTGTTCAACATGCAGTGGAAATGGAtaaatttgctttctttttcgtttctttctcttttttgttaccTGACCATTTTAATCTTATAAAGGTGTGCATTGGTCACATCTTTCTCGAGAAAGAGATTTTAATCTCAAAGGACTtactggttaaataaaggttaaataatgCATAAAAGTATAAAATCTACACAATTACttaagactttatttatttcttatctttatgtatttaaaaaaagaaacgctACATTACCTCGGTtacttaaatatatatttgtatttatttgactCTGACTCTATAGGCTTTACAGAACATTGGCTATGCAGATCAAGTGCATGTGTACAAATggcaaattaaatattttatcccGACCTTtatctaaaaagaaataaataagaataaattatttcaatataaatatttgtaataaataaatacaatacagttGGGTTTTTACAGCAAGTTACTGTAAAAATAGCCCTCTGAAATATACAACACAGTATGGAGATTAAAATCTGCCAATCAGGCTGTACAATGGACCTATATTCACAACAGGCTTGCAAACCCGGGGCTATGCTCACATTACAAGTAGGCGGAGAGATACTTCCAGATGAGTGCTGTTGCTTTGGTTATGCAGGTGCTATAGGGTGCCACGAGAAAAACATGCTAAGAGTTCATCGGGTTCATTTTcagcacctgtgtgtgtgtgtgtgtgtgtgtgtgtgtgtgtgtgtgtgtgtgtgtgtgtgtgtgtgtgtgtgtgtgtgtgtgtgtgtgtgtgtgtgtgtgtggctaaaGGCGGGGTGGTTTCCCATCAGAAACAACACCGCGCACAGAGCGCATAGCGGCGCCCCACCACCGCCTTTGCGTCAACCATCCTCACACAGTCAGTGGCACAACACAACATCAGCCCTCGCAGCATCCGCATCTCACGGCCAAGAGGACCAGGAGCAAGCACATCTTCATCCAAGCATCCATTCCACAACTGCCTGCCGTCGTCTGCGCACTGCCGACAGCAGGCGCGTGTTGATGCGCTGCTTgatacacaaatatatatttttaaactcaGCTCGGATTGCGTTCTTTGTTGCATTCATATCCTGCGAGATGGTTTCGTGTTTTTATCACGCCTCATAGGGAAGAAGAGACTCGATACGCGGAGCATCACCTCGATATCGCAGTTATTTTCACACTGAGCTGGAGATTTGGTAAGTTTGCTTCGAATCTGGGggactgttttctgtttttttgtttttgttttgaaagccaggcttttttttaacttcttgtGGATTCATTTTATGTGTAAACAATGCGCAGCGATATCCAATTAAGACAATATGATTATAAATGTAAAGTAAAGGGTTGTGAAGGTGAAGACAGACAATGCATCGACGCATTGTTACACTTTCGGGGACGGGGGAGGTTTAAAAGATGAGGATTTGATTCATTTTTAAAGCCACCGCCTATCACAACCAGCGTTCTCGTTTCGACGCAGACGCTCAGTTTCAGCACCACGGAGAGCAACCGATGCACACGGCGAACAGGCCAATAAATCCTTTCATTTCAATCCAGCGCAGGCACATTCGCCTGATGCTTCGGTATCTCTCTCGCAACAAATAACTGAGCCACGAGGCTGATAATAGCTGATAACAGGGGCGCTGGAATGATGGATCGAACAGCTTGCATCCTGCGCAAGAGAGCGAGGTCGATCCACCGACTGCCTCTCGTGTTCAAAGGTGCTGCAGTGAGCAACgtccaaataaaaaaatgcgAACATCCCTTTACGTATTTGTTCGTCTAATTCTAACGGACATCACTGTCGTGacattggggtttttttgtttttgttttgtttttttacgcTGATCAAACGCGACCTTCACCTGTTATTACGGTGTTTACGTTCCGGTCTTCCATTTTAGCGAGAAGGGTGGCGCGTGCTTCACTCTTACTCGTCGCCACTGACCGTAAAATATAGCTCTTATAAAATATTTACGACACATGATTCTATTCGAATCACACGTGCATTACTCTACATGCTCTATAATCTACTGCACATAAAAATCAGCTAAAGCGCCGTTTTCACACTGAAGCGTTTATAAGGTGATTATTGTGCTGATCATTTGCAGCAGCGGGGGTCTATACCGTTTTACTAATGAGCCTAAGCTATAGGCTGATCCATTCCACCACTTACTGAGTGGGATCAATACTGCTAATAAGCCTGATTGCCGGATAAAGCACTCAGACAAGAGTGCATgaaaacattgtaaacagatATTATCTGATGTAAGGTGAATGATGGTTCTGTTAtctgatgaaaaagaaaaatgtttgcttctatgaaaaaaaaatcactgataATCTAAACGGGAGTGATCTTTTACTAATTATGTTTCTGATTATTGATCTTTTCTGCTTCCAGCAGCAGTGGCCATCCTGAGACGCAGACAGGGAGCTGAAATAGAACAGTCAAGGTGGTTCTAATCCCCTCAGAGAGCTCGTTACAGGACAATCCCCTCCAGCGCTTTAGATgcccagcagcagcctgtagCCTGGGACTCTCAGCTCCCAGAAACATCCAGGCTTTGAGACCCTCAGgatcccccccaccccaccccttcCAAACGTCTTCTGAACCAGTGCGGCTAAAGCCCCTGGAAGCCTCCCTGCAGTCACCATGGGAACCGTGCTATCTTTGTCACCTAGCTACAGAAAGTCGGCTCTGTTTGAAGATGGACCAGCCACCGTGGGCCACTACACAGCTGTCCAGAACAGCAAGAACGCCAAAGACAAGAACCTGAAGCGCCACTCGCTCATCAACGTGCTCCCCTGGAAGCGGATCGTAGCGGTGTCAGCAAAGAAGAAAGGCTCCAAGAAGGTGCAGCCCAACGGCACCTACCAGAACAATGTTACCCACCTGAACAACGAGAACCTGAAGAAGTCGCAGTCATGCGCCAACCTGTCCACCTTCACCCAGGATCAGAGCACTCCAGCTCTCACCAAGAACTCCAACACAACGACATCGTCTGTCAAGAAGGCCCCCCTGACAAACTCCAATGTGGCCCCTGGCACCCCTAAGAGAGTGATCGTCCAGGCCTCCACCAGTGAGCTGCTGCGTTGCCTTGGGGACTTTCTGTGCCGACGTTGTTACCGGCTGAAGCACCTGTCACCCACTGACCCAGTGCTGTGGCTGCGAAGTGTTGACCGCTCCCTGCTGCTCCAGGGTTGGCAGGACCAGGGATTCATCACCCCCGCCAATGTGGTCTTTGTCTACATGCTGTGCCGCGATGTGGTCTCCTCTGAAGTGGCCACGGAGCACGAGCTGCAAGCCGTGCTGCTCACCTGCCTCTACCTGTCTTACTCCTACATGGGCAATGAAATCTCTTACCCACTCAAGCCTTTCTTGGTTGAGAGCTCCAAGGAGACCTTCTGGGACCGCTGCCTGTCCATTATCAACCTGATGAGCGCCAAGATGCTGCAGATCAACTCTGACCCGCACTACTTCACTCAAGTGTTCGCCGACCTGAAGAACGAGAgccagaaggaggaggagaggagccgCCTGCTCATCGGCCTGGACCGGTGAGGGGATGCTTGGGGGTGGGGTAGGGGCGGGGGAGCGAAGAGGTTTGGGGAGGTGGGGGCAACCTCCGGTCTGGGATTTAGAATATTTGTGATGCTTTTTATTTATAATCGTCCAAACTGCTGAGAAACTAGACTGATTCAGAAGTGTTTGACATTCACACCAACTTTGCATCTAGCAGGACTGATTGATGGAAGGAGGGGGGATTGATATGGGTCATGTTTAtctcatatgtgtgtgtttgaggtcaCAAAGGTCACCAAAAAATGGGGCTtagggttttaaaaaaaactatttccaAACCAGCAAAGGATAGATTATGAATACACCCAAGAATGAAagcttgttcttctttttttgacagTTATATGTAA
Above is a genomic segment from Maylandia zebra isolate NMK-2024a linkage group LG8, Mzebra_GT3a, whole genome shotgun sequence containing:
- the psmd11b gene encoding 26S proteasome non-ATPase regulatory subunit 11B, which codes for MAAAAVVEFQRAQSLISTDRNASIDILHSIVRRDVQENDEEAVRVKEQSILELGTLLAKTGQAAELGGLLKFVRPFLMSISKAKAARLVRSLLDLFLDMEAATGQEVELCLECIEWAKAEKRTFLRQALEARLISLYFDTKRYQEALALGSQLLQELKKMDDKALLVEVQLLESKTYHALSNLPKARAALTSARTTANAIYCPPKLQAALDMQSGIIHAAEEKDWKTAYSYFFEAFEGYDSIDSPRAITALKYMLLCKIVLNSPEEVQALISGKLALRYAGRQTEALKCVAQASKNRSLADFEKALTEYRAELRDDPIINTHLAKLYDNLLEQNLIRVIEPFSRVQIEHISGLIKLSKGDVERKLSQMILDKKFHGILDQGEGVLIIFEEPPVDKTYEAALETIQNMSKVVDSLYNKAKKLT
- the cdk5r1b gene encoding cyclin-dependent kinase 5 activator 1b isoform X1, yielding MGTVLSLSPSYRKSALFEDGPATVGHYTAVQNSKNAKDKNLKRHSLINVLPWKRIVAVSAKKKGSKKVQPNGTYQNNVTHLNNENLKKSQSCANLSTFTQDQSTPALTKNSNTTTSSVKKAPLTNSNVAPGTPKRVIVQASTSELLRCLGDFLCRRCYRLKHLSPTDPVLWLRSVDRSLLLQGWQDQGFITPANVVFVYMLCRDVVSSEVATEHELQAVLLTCLYLSYSYMGNEISYPLKPFLVESSKETFWDRCLSIINLMSAKMLQINSDPHYFTQVFADLKNESQKEEERSRLLIGLDRRVRAIA
- the cdk5r1b gene encoding cyclin-dependent kinase 5 activator 1b isoform X2; translation: MGTVLSLSPSYRKSALFEDGPATVGHYTAVQNSKNAKDKNLKRHSLINVLPWKRIVAVSAKKKGSKKVQPNGTYQNNVTHLNNENLKKSQSCANLSTFTQDQSTPALTKNSNTTTSSVKKAPLTNSNVAPGTPKRVIVQASTSELLRCLGDFLCRRCYRLKHLSPTDPVLWLRSVDRSLLLQGWQDQGFITPANVVFVYMLCRDVVSSEVATEHELQAVLLTCLYLSYSYMGNEISYPLKPFLVESSKETFWDRCLSIINLMSAKMLQINSDPHYFTQVFADLKNESQKEEERSRLLIGLDR